The Pseudobacteriovorax antillogorgiicola genome has a window encoding:
- a CDS encoding histidine decarboxylase: MDSILKQQSSLYDQAMSRLDQLYATLERENEASMGYPVTKGFDYSKLYRFLKIPLNNVGDPFQSGTYKVHSHQLEVEVVEFFADLFRAPQDNYWGYVTNGGTEGNLFGVYTARKKYPDGLVYYTDAAHYSIRKNIDILGMESVLVETGADDIIDLAHFEQVVDSSRPAIVVANIGSTMREAKDDIKAIRATLEKRGLKDIYIHSDAALCGAIAPFLKERPHFDFADGCDSIAVSGHKFIGCPMPCGVVVCKIDNVETQSQYVSYIDGFDHTITGSRNGITPVFLWYQLISLGKAGLQERVERCLSHAAYAEARLRALGLDVMRNRDAITVVFPKPSSELISKWQLACQGDIAHLICMPNISLAHIDAFLSDMSRAQPGS, from the coding sequence ATGGATAGTATTTTGAAACAGCAATCGAGCCTTTACGACCAGGCGATGTCCCGGCTAGATCAGCTCTACGCCACACTAGAGCGAGAGAACGAAGCCTCTATGGGATACCCTGTAACCAAGGGTTTTGATTACTCAAAACTCTATCGATTTCTGAAAATTCCCCTCAACAACGTGGGCGATCCATTTCAATCCGGAACCTATAAAGTTCACTCTCATCAGCTTGAAGTCGAGGTCGTCGAGTTTTTTGCAGACTTATTCCGGGCGCCTCAGGATAACTACTGGGGATATGTGACCAATGGAGGGACTGAAGGGAACCTCTTTGGAGTCTACACGGCTCGAAAAAAATATCCAGACGGCCTTGTTTACTACACAGATGCCGCCCACTATAGTATTCGCAAGAACATCGATATCCTAGGAATGGAAAGTGTGCTGGTTGAAACCGGAGCAGATGACATTATCGACCTTGCTCATTTTGAACAAGTTGTCGACTCGTCTAGACCAGCGATTGTGGTTGCCAACATCGGTTCTACGATGCGAGAGGCCAAGGATGATATCAAGGCGATTCGTGCGACCCTTGAAAAGCGGGGACTCAAGGATATCTACATCCATAGTGACGCTGCGTTGTGTGGTGCCATAGCCCCCTTTCTAAAGGAACGGCCGCATTTTGATTTCGCCGATGGCTGCGACAGCATCGCTGTGAGTGGGCACAAGTTTATTGGCTGTCCCATGCCGTGCGGCGTGGTGGTTTGCAAGATCGATAATGTGGAAACCCAGTCCCAGTATGTTTCCTACATCGATGGCTTCGACCATACGATTACGGGTTCCCGTAATGGTATTACCCCAGTGTTTCTTTGGTACCAACTCATTTCGCTGGGCAAGGCAGGTCTTCAGGAGCGTGTGGAGCGGTGTCTTAGCCATGCCGCCTATGCTGAAGCTCGTCTGAGAGCCCTGGGCCTTGATGTGATGCGCAATAGAGACGCTATTACCGTGGTATTTCCGAAGCCCAGCAGCGAACTCATAAGCAAGTGGCAGTTAGCCTGCCAAGGCGATATTGCACATCTCATATGCATGCCGAACATCAGTCTTGCGCATATCGACGCCTTTTTGTCTGATATGTCTCGGGCTCAGCCAGGGTCTTAA
- a CDS encoding DUF4340 domain-containing protein — protein sequence MQFIKSLLLIVLSILGYLYLQSQLSKPKSYTYFPLVTEKEFLEIDSITFESQTEKIFLKKTDQTWQVQEPETGPADAAKVLQALDLLMAVKMIRIVSDQASAWPDYGLDKNHSITLRRGDQMLRKVILGDIPKQGGHYIGFEGIGDGDLIFLIDQSLVVKMSPSAWLLSAKPSN from the coding sequence ATGCAATTTATAAAAAGCCTTTTATTGATCGTTCTCTCAATCCTCGGGTATCTTTACCTACAGAGCCAGCTGTCCAAACCGAAATCCTATACCTACTTTCCTTTGGTCACAGAAAAAGAGTTTCTTGAAATCGATTCAATCACTTTTGAGTCTCAGACCGAAAAAATTTTTCTGAAGAAAACTGATCAGACCTGGCAAGTTCAAGAGCCAGAGACGGGACCCGCTGATGCTGCTAAGGTTTTGCAGGCTCTTGATCTATTAATGGCTGTAAAAATGATCCGTATCGTTAGTGATCAAGCTAGTGCTTGGCCTGATTATGGTTTAGACAAAAATCACAGTATCACCCTCAGGCGAGGTGATCAGATGCTCAGAAAAGTTATTTTGGGAGACATCCCAAAGCAAGGAGGTCATTATATTGGCTTTGAGGGTATCGGGGATGGAGACCTGATATTCCTCATTGATCAAAGTCTAGTGGTAAAGATGAGTCCTTCGGCCTGGCTCCTTAGTGCGAAGCCTTCGAACTAA
- a CDS encoding Lrp/AsnC family transcriptional regulator produces the protein MDRTDIQIIKALQNNARLSNKELAGIVGLAPSSCLARVRNLIDQGVLKNFLAEIDPDAVGVGIQAMIAITLNIHSGHIFYQLTAYFQSQPEVRAFYHLSGVNDVLIHVMVRDTHHLRDFVMDKITSRDEVARCDTSIIYDDYRSSEMPIYCSIE, from the coding sequence ATGGACCGCACCGATATTCAAATAATCAAAGCCTTGCAGAATAATGCACGTCTTTCCAATAAAGAGCTGGCTGGAATCGTAGGCTTAGCACCGTCCAGTTGCCTGGCAAGAGTTCGCAATTTAATCGACCAGGGGGTTTTGAAAAACTTCTTGGCGGAAATAGATCCAGACGCCGTTGGTGTAGGAATTCAGGCGATGATTGCGATCACCTTAAACATTCACTCAGGACACATCTTCTACCAACTGACTGCCTACTTCCAATCTCAGCCCGAGGTTCGTGCGTTTTATCACCTTTCCGGCGTCAATGATGTCCTGATCCACGTGATGGTAAGAGATACGCACCATCTGCGAGACTTTGTCATGGACAAGATCACATCGAGGGACGAAGTCGCTCGATGTGATACCTCGATCATATATGACGACTATCGCAGTTCTGAGATGCCTATTTATTGCAGCATCGAATAG
- a CDS encoding GldG family protein yields MTKLSQKDSLILTAIAFLTLVFSQLTDFAIDLSSDRNFTLSEASLQIAEDLEDELEIHYYHSSSLSHMPYAIERFSRRVAELLKQYETNSQGTIRIKIIDPFPGSNEERWALRYGVKPIKIKGSQEYFSGLVFLSGPKEAVIPFLDARESSQLEYQLSSQILSMQYASKPSLGIISSLPLLPTPEQGFYSENTPGPRWVIASHLEKRFTLKPLSLDINAIPESIQTLLIVHPLNMPRSTITAIQNYMAGGGRLVMFLDPLARFAPPDQPQGFTQSDLNELLKHWHIELVDQEVTGDLSLAQTINYQGASLSYPYFLVLDSEQMDSQTPVTQSLDQVMLFEPGHLVWRPHQKLNIRPLLQTSHQSGVMRAMLSPLSDPERLSLSFQGDNQKRSLALYVQGNFPFSPEVSNQTSALGAAVIIADVDLLADRHLIRDTVINGQRILVQENDNIPFIENAIDFVSGDTRLLDVRIPTSKPRTLSKLTAIEKQLHQDWRRDDRKLAIKRSKLLAQVKKLEASQTNGDRVTVDVGQRQEIQNLRQEIEALELERRQLRIRQQGFIDVIKARLIAINVLAMPLFLWFASTLWFSYKRIYINRKKPQLHTAS; encoded by the coding sequence ATGACCAAGCTCAGCCAGAAAGACTCTTTGATCCTGACTGCAATAGCTTTTCTGACCCTTGTTTTTAGCCAGCTGACTGATTTCGCTATTGATCTTAGCTCTGATAGAAATTTCACGTTATCTGAAGCGAGCCTGCAAATCGCAGAAGACCTTGAAGATGAGCTTGAGATTCACTACTACCATTCATCGTCTTTGAGTCATATGCCCTATGCCATAGAAAGGTTTTCCCGCCGTGTGGCTGAGCTATTGAAGCAATATGAAACGAACAGTCAGGGGACGATACGCATCAAAATCATCGATCCGTTCCCAGGTTCCAACGAAGAACGATGGGCTCTACGCTATGGAGTCAAACCCATTAAGATCAAAGGCAGCCAAGAGTACTTTAGCGGTCTTGTTTTCTTAAGCGGCCCCAAGGAGGCTGTGATACCTTTTTTGGACGCACGCGAGTCATCGCAACTTGAATATCAGTTAAGCTCCCAAATCCTTAGTATGCAATATGCTAGCAAACCGTCTCTAGGTATTATATCGTCACTCCCGCTCCTACCAACCCCCGAACAGGGCTTCTACAGTGAGAATACTCCAGGCCCCCGCTGGGTGATTGCCTCTCATTTAGAAAAGCGATTTACATTAAAACCATTGAGTTTGGATATCAATGCTATTCCTGAGTCAATCCAAACCCTGCTCATCGTACATCCTCTGAACATGCCGCGTAGCACCATCACCGCGATCCAAAACTATATGGCTGGCGGAGGGCGATTGGTGATGTTTTTAGATCCGCTAGCTCGCTTTGCTCCCCCCGATCAGCCGCAGGGCTTTACCCAATCTGACCTCAACGAGCTGCTCAAGCATTGGCATATCGAGCTTGTTGATCAAGAGGTCACTGGCGACTTGTCGCTCGCTCAGACGATAAACTATCAGGGTGCGAGCCTTTCCTACCCCTACTTTCTGGTTTTGGATTCTGAACAGATGGACTCACAAACGCCAGTGACCCAGAGTCTTGACCAAGTGATGCTTTTCGAACCTGGGCACTTGGTATGGCGTCCACACCAAAAACTTAACATCAGACCATTATTGCAAACAAGTCATCAATCCGGAGTCATGCGGGCCATGCTTTCCCCTCTCTCTGATCCAGAGCGCCTCAGCCTGAGCTTTCAAGGAGACAATCAGAAGAGGTCTTTGGCCCTTTATGTTCAAGGAAACTTCCCTTTTAGTCCTGAGGTTTCAAACCAAACATCGGCTCTTGGGGCAGCTGTTATTATAGCCGATGTCGACCTACTCGCTGATCGTCACCTAATTCGAGACACAGTTATCAATGGTCAACGGATTTTGGTTCAGGAGAATGATAATATCCCCTTCATTGAAAATGCGATCGACTTTGTCAGTGGCGATACCCGCCTTTTGGATGTCAGGATTCCTACTAGCAAGCCACGGACTTTGAGCAAACTTACCGCCATTGAGAAGCAGCTTCATCAAGATTGGAGGAGAGACGATCGTAAGCTCGCTATAAAAAGGAGTAAACTTCTGGCACAAGTAAAGAAGCTTGAAGCGTCCCAAACCAATGGCGATCGCGTGACCGTTGATGTGGGTCAGAGGCAGGAGATTCAAAATCTGAGGCAGGAAATAGAAGCTCTAGAACTTGAGCGTCGACAGCTACGAATCAGGCAACAAGGGTTTATCGATGTCATCAAAGCAAGATTGATAGCGATAAACGTCTTGGCGATGCCACTTTTTTTATGGTTCGCATCCACCCTTTGGTTTAGCTATAAGCGAATTTATATCAATAGGAAGAAACCTCAACTCCATACTGCATCATAG
- a CDS encoding ABC transporter ATP-binding protein has product MIRAQQLCKTYRLCAAVKDLSFEVRTGEVVGLIGPNGAGKSTTMKMITGSIYPDSGTITILDHDFTPQSRDLKREIGYLPENCPLYQDLTVFESLNFLADLRGLSPSKRRERYDQLALQLSLEDVWYQPVLSLSKGFRQRLGLALALLPDPQLLILDEPTDGLDPRQTQEVVNLIKQLSHSKTILISTHDLGRLANFCQRVIMIHRGRKVADQSIAELTRDLGLKSRFKLSFENHRCAEKAMDTLRNQNFLSLVSHETEVTGLISGAPPELIRLLGQLSPQPLAMEIHPPHLDEVFNLLTQEGSKP; this is encoded by the coding sequence ATGATTCGGGCTCAGCAGCTCTGTAAGACTTATAGACTCTGCGCTGCAGTTAAGGACCTGAGCTTCGAAGTTCGAACTGGCGAGGTGGTGGGCTTGATCGGACCCAATGGGGCTGGAAAATCTACAACCATGAAAATGATCACCGGCTCCATTTATCCTGACTCAGGTACGATCACGATCCTAGATCATGATTTCACACCTCAAAGCCGCGACCTAAAGCGGGAAATAGGCTACCTGCCTGAGAACTGCCCTCTTTATCAAGATCTCACTGTTTTCGAGAGCCTCAACTTTCTTGCTGATCTACGGGGTCTATCGCCCTCAAAGCGACGGGAACGATACGACCAGCTCGCCTTGCAGTTATCCCTTGAAGACGTGTGGTATCAACCGGTATTGAGCCTTTCGAAAGGTTTTCGCCAGCGACTGGGCTTGGCTCTAGCCCTCTTACCAGATCCGCAGCTACTCATCCTTGACGAACCCACAGATGGGCTCGATCCAAGGCAGACCCAAGAGGTCGTCAACCTTATAAAGCAACTTAGCCATAGTAAAACCATACTCATCTCCACACACGACTTAGGAAGATTGGCCAACTTTTGTCAAAGAGTGATCATGATCCATCGGGGTAGAAAAGTTGCGGATCAATCGATCGCAGAGCTGACTAGGGACTTAGGCTTGAAGAGTCGGTTCAAGCTCAGCTTTGAAAACCACCGGTGTGCAGAAAAAGCCATGGACACTCTTAGGAATCAGAATTTCCTTTCATTGGTATCTCATGAGACCGAAGTAACAGGATTGATCTCTGGCGCGCCCCCAGAACTGATCCGTCTATTGGGTCAACTATCTCCCCAACCTCTAGCCATGGAGATCCATCCCCCACATTTGGATGAGGTCTTTAATCTTCTGACTCAGGAGGGCTCGAAACCTTGA
- a CDS encoding AMP-dependent synthetase/ligase, whose translation MIRDAILNVEPSEVMQFKNLIDQFQHACREFGNRPLFGTKVSGSYQWRTFDDFRMDVEKLHAHFSSLGLKKGDRIAIISRNCPEWAATVYGALHQGVVYVPMYENQHPDEWDYIIKDAKPKVVVAYNEEILAKLPRQDYDFVKEYIYIDPAKASDEVASYREILRTTKAKAETVDIAPRDLAGLIYTSGTTGHPKGVMLCHENIIVQCDSIQATLDIRPTDRSLVILPWAHIYGQTCELHSHFRFGFASAFVEDFTTIQANIQEVKPTLLVGVPRIFHKVHDGIAGKIAAKPKIIQKLFAKAIEIGHRRLNESISVIDRLIYSLASVLIFKKIKGNLGGELRYCISGAAALRKPTNEFFHALGLPIYEGYGLTETAPLISVNNQKYNRIGSVGRTFPHIELTLEHVEGCEKNEGEIVVSGPGVMLGYYKLDEETNKVLVDGKFHTGDIGRLEDGYLHITGRIKEQYKMENGKYVVPGPVEEEISMHALIDNSVLYGEGRSHNVLLAQINQEELVKWLGEKELNMTAEEAIHNASTKQELTKDILGMIKKAKKYERPSDCLFTLDEWTTDNGLLTPSMKVKRKKVLALFKEQIEEHFQS comes from the coding sequence TTGATTCGTGATGCGATCCTTAACGTGGAGCCTAGTGAAGTCATGCAGTTTAAAAACCTGATCGATCAATTTCAACATGCCTGCCGCGAGTTTGGCAACCGGCCACTATTTGGGACAAAGGTCTCTGGTTCTTATCAGTGGCGAACATTTGATGATTTTCGAATGGATGTCGAGAAGCTTCATGCTCACTTTTCATCTCTTGGTCTAAAAAAGGGCGATCGTATCGCTATAATCTCCCGCAATTGTCCCGAATGGGCGGCGACGGTGTATGGCGCACTCCATCAAGGAGTGGTTTATGTCCCCATGTACGAGAACCAACACCCTGATGAGTGGGACTACATCATAAAAGATGCAAAGCCCAAGGTTGTAGTCGCTTACAACGAAGAGATCCTGGCAAAGCTTCCACGTCAAGACTATGATTTCGTCAAAGAGTATATTTATATCGATCCAGCCAAGGCTAGCGATGAGGTTGCAAGCTATCGCGAGATTCTTAGAACGACAAAGGCTAAGGCAGAAACTGTAGATATTGCCCCTCGGGATCTAGCTGGCTTAATCTACACATCTGGCACTACAGGTCACCCCAAAGGTGTGATGCTTTGCCATGAGAACATCATTGTGCAGTGTGATTCCATCCAAGCGACTCTTGATATTCGCCCCACGGACCGATCTTTGGTGATCTTGCCTTGGGCTCACATCTATGGCCAAACCTGTGAACTTCATTCCCACTTTAGGTTTGGCTTTGCCAGTGCTTTCGTGGAAGACTTTACAACCATTCAGGCTAACATCCAAGAAGTGAAGCCAACCCTTCTTGTCGGTGTGCCGCGGATTTTTCACAAGGTCCACGACGGTATTGCTGGCAAAATCGCTGCCAAACCAAAGATCATCCAGAAGCTTTTCGCCAAAGCTATTGAGATCGGTCACCGCCGGCTTAACGAGTCTATTAGTGTGATTGATCGCTTAATCTACAGTCTCGCAAGTGTGCTCATATTTAAGAAAATCAAGGGTAACTTGGGTGGTGAACTCCGCTATTGCATCAGTGGTGCGGCGGCTTTACGAAAGCCGACCAATGAATTTTTCCACGCACTTGGCTTGCCTATTTATGAGGGCTATGGTCTCACTGAAACAGCTCCTTTGATTTCGGTCAATAACCAGAAATACAACCGCATAGGCTCAGTAGGGCGAACATTCCCACATATAGAACTTACCTTAGAGCATGTTGAAGGTTGCGAGAAAAACGAGGGGGAGATTGTTGTCTCTGGCCCAGGGGTCATGCTCGGCTACTACAAACTTGATGAAGAGACGAATAAGGTCTTAGTTGATGGCAAGTTTCACACTGGAGATATTGGTCGCCTAGAAGATGGTTATCTTCACATTACGGGGCGGATCAAAGAGCAGTATAAGATGGAAAATGGTAAATATGTGGTACCGGGGCCAGTTGAAGAGGAAATCTCTATGCATGCCTTGATTGATAACTCGGTTCTTTACGGTGAAGGTCGATCTCATAATGTGCTTCTTGCTCAGATCAATCAGGAGGAACTAGTCAAGTGGCTTGGAGAGAAAGAGCTCAATATGACGGCAGAGGAAGCGATTCATAATGCTTCCACAAAGCAAGAGTTGACAAAAGATATCCTCGGCATGATCAAAAAAGCTAAGAAATATGAAAGGCCTTCGGATTGTCTATTCACCCTTGACGAGTGGACTACAGACAATGGGCTTTTGACTCCCTCGATGAAAGTCAAGCGAAAGAAAGTCTTGGCTCTTTTCAAGGAACAGATTGAAGAGCATTTTCAAAGCTAG
- a CDS encoding ABC transporter permease produces the protein MPFLAITKKEFLDFGRSPLVMVILVSFLLMINSATFFLGRILDRNQADLASFFQFMPWVLSFFTSAIGIKFWAEERQRGTIQLLLTWPVTLMELVIGKFLASWFLLLIGLGFTWPLIASIAYLGQPDYGTIFSGYLAAWLLAGTFLSLAQLASTFSGSQVLSFILSLCFQLALLLPSWTGFLAWLGDFLPASLIVWLREFGILHRFQNLTQGVLYGRDIGFFLSITLLGLSATIISLRRNRDRL, from the coding sequence ATGCCCTTTTTAGCCATAACCAAGAAAGAGTTTCTGGACTTTGGCCGTTCACCTCTGGTGATGGTGATTCTTGTTAGTTTCCTGCTAATGATCAATAGTGCAACGTTTTTTTTAGGACGTATACTCGATCGCAACCAGGCGGATCTTGCCAGTTTCTTCCAATTCATGCCTTGGGTCCTCAGTTTTTTTACATCAGCCATAGGCATAAAATTCTGGGCAGAGGAGCGACAGAGAGGAACCATCCAGCTGCTCCTCACTTGGCCAGTGACACTGATGGAACTTGTAATTGGAAAATTTTTAGCGTCGTGGTTCTTACTGCTTATTGGCCTAGGCTTCACGTGGCCCTTGATTGCAAGCATCGCCTATCTAGGTCAGCCTGATTACGGCACGATATTCTCTGGCTATCTAGCAGCTTGGCTATTGGCAGGGACCTTTTTAAGCCTCGCACAGCTAGCATCTACTTTCAGCGGAAGCCAGGTCCTAAGCTTCATCCTAAGTCTGTGCTTTCAGCTGGCTCTGCTGCTGCCAAGCTGGACAGGCTTCCTAGCCTGGCTAGGTGATTTCTTACCCGCATCTCTGATCGTTTGGCTTCGAGAGTTTGGTATCCTTCATCGATTCCAAAACTTAACACAGGGTGTGCTCTACGGTCGCGATATCGGATTCTTTCTAAGTATCACGCTACTCGGGCTTTCAGCGACGATTATCAGCCTCCGCCGGAACAGGGATCGCTTATGA